The following proteins come from a genomic window of Lolium rigidum isolate FL_2022 chromosome 5, APGP_CSIRO_Lrig_0.1, whole genome shotgun sequence:
- the LOC124655935 gene encoding BTB/POZ and MATH domain-containing protein 3-like gives MPFAGVSVVSNCKLSGSASAMVCRAASGYHLLVVDGYSCIKDTPNTKSIRSRAFRIGGYWWVILYSPKGERFEDLGYMSVTLALDHDQEILRPVKVKFEFSFIDQVEEQRSARVRAGEVVELSAGASCGHHRWMKRTDFDKSKHLRDDGFIIRCDLFVVDAKATRGAAALPGAAVEVPNSDIHDQFRELLRTQLGTDVTFKVGSERFAAHRCVLAARSSVFRAQLFGSMMEGTTTANAINIKDMAPNVFRALLTFIYTDAMPKMEDDEYEYEEDEDDEVEEEEVISWLQHVLVAADRFDLPRLKLLCEDQLSEHIDIMTVMTILALAEQHRCCGLKEACLQFLQILSPTRLQNLLATEGWGHIAENYPAVVNQLIFKLASKC, from the exons ATGCCGTTCGCCGGCGTATCTGTCGTCTCCAATTGCAAGTTGTCAGGCTCTGCGTCGGCCATGGTCTGCCGCGCGGCCAGCGGGTACCACCTCTTGGTCGTGGATGGGTACTCTTGCATCAAGGACACGCCCAACACCAAGAGCATCAGGTCACGGGCTTTCAGGATCGGAGGCTACTGGTGGGTCATCCTCTACTCCCCGAAGGGCGAGCGCTTCGAAGACCTCGGCTATATGTCGGTCACTCTCGCTCTTGATCACGACCAGGAGATTCTACGGCCGGTAAAGGTGAAGTTCGAGTTCAGCTTCATCGACCAGGTCGAGGAGCAGCGTTCGGCACGCGTCCGCGCAGGCGAAGTAGTCGAGCTTTCCGCCGGTGCCTCCTGTGGCCACCATAGGTGGATGAAGAGGACGGACTTTGACAAGTCGAAGCATCTCAGGGACGACGGCTTCATCATCCGCTGCGATCTCTTCGTTGTCGACGCCAAGGCCACCCGTGGCGCCGCTGCTCTGCCCGGCGCTGCCGTAGAGGTGCCCAATTCTGACATACACGACCAGTTTAGGGAGCTTCTTCGGACACAGTTGGGCACGGATGTCACCTTCAAGGTCGGCAGCGAGAGGTTCGCCGCGCACCGTTGTGTGCTTGCGGCTCGCTCCTCCGTCTTCAGGGCGCAACTCTTTGGCTCCATGATGGAGGGCACTACTACGGCTAACGCCATAAACATAAAAGACATGGCACCAAACGTGTTCAGGGCCTTGCTAACTTTCATCTACACCGATGCCATGCCCAAG ATGGAGGACGATGAGTACGagtacgaagaagatgaagatgatgaagttgaagaagaagaagtaatCTCGTGGCTGCAGCACGTGCTCGTTGCGGCAGATAGATTCGATCTCCCAAGGCTCAAGTTGTTGTGCGAAGATCAGTTGTCTGAGCACATAGATATAATGACAGTGATGACAATTCTCGCTCTAGCTGAACAGCACCGCTGCTGCGGGTTAAAGGAGGCGTGCTTGCAGTTCCTCCAAATACTCTCTCCCACGAGGTTACAGAACTTACTCGCCACCGAGGGCTGGGGCCATATAGCCGAAAACTACCCCGCTGTTGTCAACCAGCTCATATTTAAGCTTGCTTCTAAATGTTAA